Genomic DNA from Shouchella patagoniensis:
CCAGCTATATCAATCTCCTTAAATAAGATGGAACAACCGATTAACTTTCAATACCCAAAAGATCTTTTTTACGAATTTCTTGAATTGCTGTTTCAACAAAAATGGGGTCAAGGATTGTTCTTAAACGTTAACCTTCCCTACCTCCAAAAAAAGTTGGTTAAAGGGTTTGCAGTTGTTCCTATGGATATGTCTATTACACGCTATCGCTATGTTGGGCTAAATGATCCACATGGAAATGTCTATTACTGGCTTAAAGACCACTGGAGTTTAATGCAGCTAAACAAATTTAAGAACGAAAGTGATTATTCAAAACTACGAGAAGGATATATCACCATTACGCCTATTGAACATAAACGTTCCAATCGTAAAGCAATCGGAAAATTTGAACGGATGTTTACAAAAAAACACGAACTTACTGGAGGAATTGATTCATGAAGCGAGCTTTAATTGGAGCATCTCTTGCTGCTTTTACTTCGTTTGGGTTAATGGGCTGCGGGGCAGATAACGTTCAAGAACAAATGAATACATCAGCAAATGGGGCAGCAAACAGCGATGCAATCGAGCAAGAAACCGGTTCGTTATCTTTTTATACTTCTCAACCCGATGCTGACGCAGAAGCGTTAGTTGAAGGTTTTAACGAAGCTTACCCTGATATCGATGTAAGCATTTTCCGCTCGGGTACTGAAGAAGTTGTCAGCCGTTTACTTGCAGAAAACGAAGCCGGAGCTATTCAAGCAGATGTACTTCTGCTTGCAGACAGCGTGACCTTTGAAGGGTTAAAAGAATACGACTTGTTAATGCCTTATGAGTCTTCCGAAATAAATGCCATTCCAAGCGATTTTATCGATCCTGACCATATGTA
This window encodes:
- the surE gene encoding 5'/3'-nucleotidase SurE, which encodes MHFLVTNDDGIFAPGVAALVETLQHFGDVTVICPDQESSAVSHSITLRQPVKAAPVTIFGQHVKAYAVNGTPADCIKLGLEVLCEEKPSFVFSGINIGPNLGRDLYYSGTMAGASESVLHQVPAISISLNKMEQPINFQYPKDLFYEFLELLFQQKWGQGLFLNVNLPYLQKKLVKGFAVVPMDMSITRYRYVGLNDPHGNVYYWLKDHWSLMQLNKFKNESDYSKLREGYITITPIEHKRSNRKAIGKFERMFTKKHELTGGIDS